In Nicotiana tabacum cultivar K326 chromosome 21, ASM71507v2, whole genome shotgun sequence, one DNA window encodes the following:
- the LOC107764457 gene encoding protein BIG GRAIN 1-like A, with protein sequence MSFCDNPTKTNERPQHRRKTPSFSSSLLEAIYLSIDEPKEVAEEQRQEENSFPYKRNNDIEEAEEEIVNLRRAIMIEKWLKNYNKYIQSSLHINSEPTKFSSSETVSTPKCEGRFIMRTKLRALKIYAELKKVKQPISPGGKIANFLNSIFNSRNMKKNHQDLTMSKSSCLNKPPTSRGTKSNRCVSFCPVSIIINENDESRFKLRSKFLKNSINGYRNIEEKHFNEYQFRGFRNAKSDFDAEECEEDGRSCASSDLFELDNIGIFGVHATRDDLPVYGTTSLKMNQLITKGLVM encoded by the exons ATGTCTTTTTGCGACAACCCCACAAAAACAAATGAAAGGCCTCAGCATAGACGAAAAACGCCATCATTTTCTTCCTCTCTACTGGAAGCCATTTACCTTTCAATTGATGAACCAAAAGAAGTCGCAGAAGAGCAAAGGCAAGAAGAGAACTCTTTTCCTTATAAAAGAAACAATGACATAGAAGAAGCTGAAGAAGAAATCGTCAATCTCCGAAGAGCTATCATGATTGAGAAATGGCTCAAGAATTACAATAAATATATTCAGAGCTCACTACACATCAATTCAGAGCCAACCAAATTTTCTTCCTCTGAAACAGTGTCAACTCCAAAATGTGAAGGGAGGTTTATCATGAGAACTAAGTTAAGAGCTTTAAAGATTTATGCTGAGTTGAAAAAAGTGAAACAGCCCATTTCACCAGGTGGGAAAATCGCAAACTTCTTGAATTCGATATTCAATTCAAGAAACATGAAGAAAAATCATCAAGATTTAACTATGTCAAAATCCTCTTGTTTGAATAAACCACCGACATCTAGAGGTACTAAATCGAATAGGTGTGTTAGTTTTTGCCCTGTTAGTATAATTATTAATGAGAATGACGAGTCAAGATTCAAGCTAAGGAGCAAGTTTCTGAAGAATTCCATCAATGGCTACAGAAATATTGAAGAGAAACATTTTAATGAGTATCAATTTAGAGGATTTCGCAATGCAAAAAGTGATTTTGATGCTGAAGAATGTGAAGAAGATGGTAGGAGTTGTGCAAGTTCTGATCTGTTTGAGCTTGACAACATTGGTATTTTTGGTGTCCATGCAACTAGAGATGACTTGCCTGTCTATGGGACTACTAG TTTGAAAATGAATCAACTCATCACTAAAGGCTTGGTTATGTAG